One stretch of Aquimarina sp. Aq107 DNA includes these proteins:
- a CDS encoding helix-turn-helix domain-containing protein: MRILFYITLFLAPLSLFAQNELDTIATIKEVQFSLSVDSISKYQQLSVKAHQKGDFETYKKYCEAILEIANTHDLDDLRNQALVNLGIYYSNVEQLDKAIEKYLMVLDNLSKLPQNKRAELTVLANLGNLYNKIKEYDKTIETMNRVITIASTIDQSDVYLLTAYNALGNASSSKKEYCQSVEYSLKAKDLAVKLNRKSSIISILLNLSDNFLALGEYDQVVFYCKEVLAAITEEDSKKQQANALILIGDALVRNNEPLEAFSYLVEARDLSIAGNFFKIRRDSHKLLAKVYEVKGEFKKSLEEQKYYTEANEEYLNTLSRAQKKQLELESEEKTELLTEQTEELEFLAKEKQLYLFLGTLLVILLISSFVIYKKRRKKLISESLRLKADKELLTNEKEALQVKLKRIAKNTKKEKDTNTTSYQNSSLNLEDRKLYMQQILDYMDTKKPYLNHEIKQSDIASDLSMSVHLFSEILNVCFLRNFNSFINLYRVSEAKSLMKNPKYKQYKILSIGYEAGFSSKTSFNRVFKNLVGSTPSEYQKTHVTLD; this comes from the coding sequence ATGCGTATTCTCTTTTATATCACACTTTTTTTAGCACCACTTTCATTATTTGCTCAAAATGAATTAGATACAATTGCTACTATTAAAGAAGTTCAATTCAGTTTATCTGTGGATAGTATTTCTAAATATCAACAGTTATCTGTAAAAGCTCATCAAAAAGGAGATTTTGAAACTTATAAGAAATACTGCGAAGCTATTTTAGAAATTGCTAACACTCATGATTTAGATGATTTAAGGAATCAAGCCTTAGTTAATTTGGGAATATATTATAGCAATGTAGAACAGTTAGATAAGGCGATAGAAAAATACTTAATGGTCTTGGATAACCTAAGTAAACTTCCACAAAATAAAAGAGCTGAACTTACAGTTTTAGCGAATTTGGGTAATTTATATAACAAAATAAAAGAGTATGATAAGACGATTGAGACAATGAATCGAGTGATTACTATTGCTTCAACAATCGACCAGTCTGATGTATATTTATTGACCGCTTATAATGCCTTGGGAAACGCTAGTTCTAGTAAAAAAGAATATTGTCAATCAGTAGAATATAGTCTAAAGGCAAAAGATCTGGCAGTAAAATTAAACCGAAAGAGCTCAATTATAAGTATTCTTTTAAATTTGAGTGATAATTTTTTGGCACTCGGAGAATATGATCAGGTAGTTTTTTATTGTAAAGAGGTATTAGCAGCTATAACCGAAGAAGATTCTAAAAAGCAACAAGCCAATGCTCTGATACTAATAGGGGATGCTTTGGTTCGTAATAATGAGCCATTAGAAGCTTTTTCATATTTAGTGGAAGCAAGAGACCTTTCTATAGCAGGAAATTTTTTTAAAATACGAAGGGACAGCCATAAATTACTTGCTAAAGTATACGAAGTTAAAGGAGAATTTAAAAAATCTTTGGAAGAGCAGAAGTATTATACAGAAGCTAATGAAGAATATCTGAATACACTATCTAGAGCCCAGAAAAAACAATTAGAACTAGAGTCGGAAGAAAAAACGGAGCTATTAACCGAACAAACGGAAGAACTAGAATTTCTTGCTAAAGAAAAACAGCTATATCTGTTTTTAGGGACTTTATTAGTTATTCTGTTAATAAGCTCTTTTGTTATATATAAAAAAAGAAGAAAGAAACTTATTTCAGAATCTCTAAGACTAAAGGCAGATAAAGAACTTTTGACAAATGAGAAGGAAGCGCTACAGGTGAAACTGAAGAGGATTGCTAAAAACACAAAAAAAGAAAAAGATACCAACACTACCTCTTACCAGAATTCTTCACTTAATTTAGAAGATCGAAAATTATATATGCAGCAAATTTTAGATTATATGGATACTAAAAAACCATATTTAAATCATGAAATTAAACAATCAGATATTGCAAGTGATCTGTCTATGAGTGTTCATCTTTTTTCTGAGATATTAAATGTTTGCTTTCTTCGAAATTTCAATAGCTTTATTAATTTGTATAGAGTAAGTGAGGCAAAGTCATTGATGAAAAACCCTAAATATAAACAGTATAAGATTTTATCTATTGGGTATGAGGCAGGCTTTTCTAGTAAAACTTCATTTAATAGAGTTTTTAAAAACCTTGTGGGATCAACACCTTCTGAGTATCAAAAAACACACGTTACATTGGATTAA
- a CDS encoding xylulokinase, giving the protein MYYIGFDIGSSSVKAALIDAENGKSIASINEPKNEMDIISVNSDWAEQNPNFWWENVCKACKRLLKENAVASELVLGIGISYQMHGLVLIDANGELLRNSIIWCDSRAVQIGNKAFKELGEEKCKKNLLNSPANFTASKLKWVRDNEPDIYKKAYKFMLPGDYIAYRFTNQINTTKSGLSEGILWDYKKQEPAKWLLEYYDIDTSLIPDIVDTFSNQGELSSKGAEESGLNVGTPIFYRAGDQPNNALSLNVFNPGEVALTGGTSGVIYAVTDNLSGKEPVKYNNFAHVNYSEQKPVIGKLLCVNGAGIQYRWLKNNLNLETSSYQTMNSLASKIPVGSDNLQLIPFGNGAERMFDNKTIGTQICNINLNKHTRSHICRAALEGIAFSFVYGMEILRKDGANIEVIRAGNDNLFRSEIFSNTVSTLIDQEIEIYNTTGAVGAARAAGWAKGTFEDIGGMITKNDKVMTYHPLQNKEDYQLAYQNWKKELNRILIDKK; this is encoded by the coding sequence ATGTATTATATAGGATTCGATATAGGAAGTTCATCAGTTAAAGCTGCACTTATTGATGCAGAAAACGGTAAGAGTATAGCCTCAATAAATGAACCCAAAAATGAGATGGACATTATCTCTGTAAATAGTGATTGGGCAGAACAAAATCCTAATTTTTGGTGGGAGAACGTTTGTAAAGCTTGTAAGCGGTTATTAAAGGAAAATGCAGTTGCTTCAGAGTTAGTTCTAGGGATTGGTATATCTTATCAGATGCATGGACTTGTTTTGATAGATGCCAATGGCGAACTATTACGAAATTCTATTATTTGGTGCGATAGTAGAGCGGTTCAGATCGGAAATAAAGCTTTTAAAGAATTAGGAGAAGAAAAATGTAAAAAAAACCTTCTTAATTCTCCTGCAAATTTTACTGCATCCAAGCTAAAATGGGTGCGAGATAATGAACCGGATATTTATAAAAAAGCATATAAATTTATGCTACCAGGAGATTATATTGCATATAGGTTCACTAACCAAATTAACACTACAAAATCAGGACTTTCTGAGGGAATTTTATGGGATTACAAAAAACAAGAACCTGCAAAATGGTTGTTAGAATACTATGATATTGATACAAGTCTTATTCCAGATATTGTTGATACGTTTTCTAATCAAGGAGAACTTAGTAGTAAAGGAGCAGAAGAAAGTGGTTTAAATGTAGGAACCCCCATTTTTTATAGAGCAGGTGATCAACCTAACAATGCACTTTCTCTTAATGTTTTTAATCCAGGAGAGGTGGCGCTTACTGGAGGTACATCTGGAGTAATTTATGCTGTAACCGATAATTTATCAGGTAAAGAACCTGTAAAGTATAATAATTTTGCTCACGTTAATTACAGTGAACAAAAACCTGTAATCGGTAAATTGTTGTGCGTGAATGGAGCAGGTATTCAATATAGATGGTTAAAAAACAACCTTAATCTGGAGACAAGCTCATATCAAACTATGAATTCACTTGCTTCAAAAATACCTGTTGGATCTGATAATCTACAATTAATACCTTTTGGAAATGGAGCAGAAAGAATGTTTGATAATAAAACAATAGGAACCCAGATCTGTAATATCAATTTAAATAAACATACGAGATCCCATATATGCAGAGCAGCTTTAGAAGGAATAGCATTTTCTTTTGTTTACGGTATGGAGATTTTAAGAAAAGATGGTGCCAATATAGAAGTAATACGAGCTGGAAATGATAATTTATTCAGGTCAGAAATATTTTCTAATACCGTTTCTACTTTAATCGACCAAGAAATTGAAATTTATAACACTACTGGCGCAGTAGGTGCAGCAAGAGCAGCAGGATGGGCAAAAGGAACATTCGAAGATATTGGAGGTATGATTACTAAAAATGATAAAGTAATGACCTATCATCCTCTTCAGAATAAAGAGGATTATCAGTTGGCATATCAAAATTGGAAAAAAGAACTTAATAGAATTTTAATAGATAAAAAATGA
- the xylA gene encoding xylose isomerase has protein sequence MIVLGNQEYFKGIGEIKFEGKESDNPLAFKYYDPERIVAGKTLREHFKFAIAYWHTFCGQGADPFGWGTQNFSWDKSSDPIQAAKDKADAAFEFISKMGFDYFCFHDFDLVQEAPTFAESEKRLATITEYIKEKKKESGIKLLWGTANCFSNPRYMNGAATNPDFNVLARAGAQVKLALDATIALDGENYVFWGGREGYMSLLNTDMKRELEHLARFLTISRDYARAQGFKGTFFIEPKPMEPTKHQYDFDTATSIGFLKEHGLDKDFKINIEVNHATLAQHTFQHELEVAASAGMLGSIDANRGDYQNGWDTDQFPNSILETTEAMLVFLKAGGLQGGGVNFDAKIRRNSTDMEDVFLAHIGGADVFARALITADKIITSSSYEKLRQQRYNSFDTGKGKEFESGSLQLKDLYEIATNNGELSLQSGKQELFENIINQYI, from the coding sequence ATGATTGTACTAGGAAACCAAGAATACTTTAAAGGGATTGGTGAAATTAAATTTGAAGGAAAAGAATCTGACAATCCATTAGCATTTAAATATTATGATCCAGAAAGGATTGTAGCAGGAAAAACGTTAAGAGAGCATTTTAAATTTGCTATTGCGTATTGGCATACTTTCTGTGGTCAAGGTGCTGATCCATTTGGTTGGGGAACTCAGAATTTTTCTTGGGATAAGTCGTCAGACCCTATTCAGGCAGCAAAAGATAAAGCAGATGCGGCATTTGAGTTTATTAGTAAGATGGGGTTTGATTATTTTTGTTTTCATGATTTTGATTTGGTACAAGAGGCTCCAACATTTGCTGAGTCAGAAAAAAGATTGGCTACAATCACAGAGTATATAAAAGAAAAAAAGAAAGAATCAGGTATCAAATTATTATGGGGTACAGCGAATTGTTTTTCGAATCCAAGATACATGAATGGAGCTGCCACAAATCCTGATTTTAATGTACTGGCTAGAGCTGGAGCTCAGGTTAAATTAGCTTTAGACGCTACAATAGCATTAGACGGAGAAAACTATGTTTTTTGGGGTGGTAGAGAAGGTTATATGTCTTTGCTTAATACAGATATGAAGAGAGAATTAGAACATTTGGCTCGGTTTTTAACAATATCAAGAGATTATGCTAGAGCACAAGGTTTTAAAGGAACATTTTTTATCGAGCCAAAACCAATGGAACCAACAAAACATCAATATGATTTTGATACAGCTACGTCAATTGGATTTTTAAAAGAACACGGACTGGACAAAGATTTCAAGATTAATATAGAAGTAAATCATGCTACGTTGGCACAGCATACTTTTCAGCATGAATTAGAAGTAGCAGCAAGTGCAGGTATGTTAGGTAGTATAGATGCTAATAGAGGTGATTATCAAAATGGATGGGATACTGATCAGTTTCCTAATAGTATTTTAGAAACTACAGAAGCTATGTTGGTGTTCTTAAAGGCAGGAGGACTTCAAGGTGGAGGCGTTAACTTTGATGCAAAAATAAGACGAAATTCTACAGATATGGAAGATGTGTTTTTAGCACATATTGGGGGAGCAGATGTTTTTGCCAGAGCTCTAATTACAGCAGACAAGATTATTACTTCGTCTTCCTATGAAAAATTAAGACAGCAACGTTATAATTCATTCGATACAGGAAAAGGTAAAGAATTTGAAAGTGGGTCATTGCAATTAAAAGACCTGTATGAAATAGCTACAAATAATGGTGAACTTTCTTTGCAAAGTGGTAAACAAGAATTATTCGAAAATATTATTAATCAGTATATTTAG
- a CDS encoding aldose epimerase family protein, which produces MTQKTWDAAKDTTFAAITLQNTNGGKLKLTNYGASIVSLEIPNKENKLVNVVLGLETVNEYKEVSYHPSAKFLGASIGRYAGRISNGGFELDGNKYEIHQNNGVHLHGGYEGFDKKIWRVDSINHDTNTAIFSYNSRHLEEGYPGNLKVKAIYHLSEDNDLTITYKAVSDIDTVVNLTNHAYFNLNGSGDILDHTLLLDCPEYLEVDTKQLPTGKTKSVTGTKFDFLTSTSLRRLINSGHIDDTFIFNMNKSSHNRISLESSVSGLKMEVKTNQPAVVIFTPENFPDWNFKDQVKYDRFPAICFETQNYPDAPNHKHFPSSLLKAGKHYENKSVFKFSVV; this is translated from the coding sequence ATGACTCAAAAAACATGGGATGCCGCAAAGGATACAACTTTTGCTGCTATTACATTGCAGAATACCAATGGAGGTAAATTAAAACTCACTAATTATGGAGCATCAATTGTAAGTTTAGAGATTCCTAATAAAGAAAACAAATTGGTTAATGTAGTTTTGGGGCTAGAGACTGTAAATGAATATAAAGAAGTATCTTATCATCCAAGTGCTAAGTTTTTGGGGGCCTCAATAGGAAGGTATGCAGGTAGAATTAGTAACGGAGGTTTTGAACTTGACGGTAATAAATACGAAATACATCAAAATAATGGAGTTCATTTACATGGTGGATACGAAGGCTTTGATAAAAAAATTTGGAGGGTAGATTCGATTAACCATGATACTAATACGGCTATCTTTTCTTATAACAGTCGGCATCTGGAAGAAGGATATCCAGGAAATTTAAAGGTAAAAGCAATATATCATTTGTCAGAAGATAATGATTTAACGATTACTTATAAAGCTGTTTCTGATATTGATACTGTGGTAAATCTCACCAATCACGCTTATTTTAACCTGAATGGTTCAGGGGATATTTTAGACCATACATTATTATTAGATTGCCCAGAATATTTAGAAGTTGATACTAAACAATTACCAACGGGAAAAACAAAATCTGTAACAGGAACCAAATTCGATTTCTTAACTTCAACCTCTTTGCGAAGATTAATAAATTCAGGTCATATCGATGATACTTTTATTTTTAATATGAACAAAAGTAGCCATAATAGAATCAGCTTAGAGTCCTCAGTAAGTGGTTTAAAAATGGAAGTAAAGACAAACCAACCAGCTGTTGTAATTTTTACACCAGAAAATTTTCCGGATTGGAATTTTAAAGATCAGGTAAAATATGATCGTTTTCCTGCTATTTGTTTCGAAACTCAGAATTATCCTGATGCACCTAATCATAAACACTTTCCCTCTTCGTTGCTAAAAGCAGGGAAACACTATGAGAATAAAAGTGTTTTTAAGTTTTCTGTTGTTTAA
- a CDS encoding LacI family DNA-binding transcriptional regulator produces the protein MKKKRITLKDIAKEFNVSIATVSKALNDSYEISNRTKSMIQEYANELQYKSNQSNFTYEKQKNTKTIGVIIPNMLNHFFTKVFVGIEKIATEKGYNLITCISNESREKEVTAMELLKNSDLDGFILSIAEETQIKKDFNHFKNAINQGIPIVMIDRVTDEIECDKVIVNDEEGAFNAVNYFIKTGCRNIVIVSNIHQLSVGKHRLEGYKRALIEANIPIDEDLILKVDEFNDIDTLLKIVLDAKKVDAILCLEEDSAISTLKMALYKGYKVPEDISIIGFTNGVLPRHVTPAITTVSQHSTYLGEAAAKILIDKIENENIETSYTTKVIKTNLIERDSTKRLH, from the coding sequence ATGAAAAAAAAGAGAATTACATTAAAAGATATTGCTAAAGAATTCAATGTGTCTATCGCTACAGTTTCTAAAGCACTAAATGATAGTTATGAAATTAGTAATAGAACTAAATCTATGATTCAGGAATATGCTAATGAACTACAATATAAATCGAATCAAAGTAATTTTACTTACGAAAAACAAAAAAACACCAAAACTATAGGGGTAATTATACCCAATATGCTTAATCACTTTTTTACCAAAGTTTTTGTTGGTATCGAAAAGATAGCAACAGAAAAAGGATATAATCTAATCACCTGTATCTCTAATGAATCTCGCGAGAAAGAAGTTACTGCCATGGAACTCTTAAAAAATTCGGATTTAGATGGATTCATATTATCAATCGCAGAAGAGACTCAAATAAAAAAAGATTTTAATCATTTTAAAAATGCGATAAATCAAGGGATTCCCATTGTTATGATTGATAGAGTTACTGACGAAATCGAATGTGATAAAGTTATCGTAAATGATGAAGAAGGGGCATTTAATGCTGTTAATTATTTCATTAAAACAGGCTGTAGAAATATTGTTATCGTTTCTAATATACATCAACTTAGTGTGGGAAAACATCGATTAGAAGGGTACAAGAGAGCCCTTATAGAAGCTAATATTCCTATTGATGAAGATTTAATACTTAAGGTCGATGAATTTAATGACATAGATACCTTACTAAAAATAGTTCTTGATGCTAAAAAAGTAGATGCCATTTTATGTTTAGAAGAAGATTCTGCAATTAGCACGCTTAAAATGGCACTATATAAAGGGTATAAAGTGCCAGAAGATATTTCTATTATTGGTTTTACCAATGGTGTTCTTCCTCGTCATGTAACACCAGCTATAACCACAGTAAGTCAGCATAGTACTTATCTAGGAGAAGCTGCTGCAAAAATACTTATAGACAAAATAGAAAATGAAAATATCGAAACATCATATACAACCAAAGTAATAAAAACAAACCTCATAGAAAGAGATTCTACAAAACGCCTACACTAA
- a CDS encoding glycoside hydrolase family 11 protein: MKTFLSISTFCLLFFTSCSDDLGQASILEDLEIEQKSIDSNGYISDNRTDGYNQGYFWTIYKEGGWGRLRFPYANQYGGNFEIEYKNNQDIVGGKGWSTGNGRRINYNIGLLQGSYNFVGVYGWTQTPLIEYYVVEKGSITGQNQNKNYTVNGKNYKFKKQLRSNAPSILGTKTFYQYISEHGNAPTGSNQQVHMQAHINHWNAYGGHKPQWGNLRNFDYQVFGIESYTGGWGKINASIW, encoded by the coding sequence ATGAAAACATTTTTAAGCATTTCAACATTTTGTCTGCTGTTCTTTACTAGTTGTTCCGATGATTTAGGGCAGGCTAGTATCTTAGAAGACTTAGAAATCGAGCAGAAATCGATTGATAGTAATGGTTATATTAGTGACAATCGCACCGATGGATATAATCAAGGTTATTTTTGGACTATTTATAAAGAAGGTGGTTGGGGTAGATTAAGATTTCCTTATGCAAATCAATATGGTGGAAATTTTGAAATTGAATACAAAAACAATCAAGATATTGTTGGAGGAAAAGGATGGTCAACAGGTAATGGTAGAAGAATAAATTATAATATTGGATTATTACAAGGTTCATATAATTTTGTAGGAGTGTACGGTTGGACTCAAACACCCTTGATAGAATATTATGTTGTAGAAAAAGGAAGTATTACAGGTCAAAATCAGAATAAGAATTATACTGTAAATGGCAAGAATTATAAATTTAAGAAACAACTAAGATCCAATGCTCCTTCGATTTTAGGAACTAAAACTTTTTATCAATATATAAGCGAACATGGAAATGCGCCTACGGGTTCTAATCAGCAGGTTCATATGCAAGCACATATTAATCATTGGAATGCGTATGGTGGCCATAAACCTCAATGGGGTAACCTAAGAAATTTCGATTATCAGGTCTTTGGTATTGAGTCGTACACCGGTGGATGGGGAAAAATCAATGCTAGTATATGGTAA
- a CDS encoding formylglycine-generating enzyme family protein — translation MQKILFYFVLGVLVLLYSCVSKDSKNRMEDNLILIKGGAFVNIKSNLYGKNVIVNDFYIGKSEVTQKEWKDIMTNNPSRFKGDSLPVEMVSWYDCVEFCIKKSIKEGLLPYYKIYKDSVDEFNKSEFDSIKWLVKKNPKANGYRLPTEIEWEYAAGGGQLSKNYSYSGDDIVEEIAWYWRNSGDTILIEKWDYRLLEQNHCRTHPVTSKKPNELGLYDLTGNVREWCDDWYEDDGIPRGHFRSQRGGGWIGLELHCKNDDRGYFEADGIGPDQGFRICRNKV, via the coding sequence ATGCAGAAGATTTTATTCTATTTTGTTTTAGGAGTTTTAGTATTACTCTATTCGTGTGTTTCAAAGGATTCTAAAAACCGTATGGAGGATAACTTGATTTTAATAAAAGGAGGAGCATTTGTAAATATAAAATCAAATCTATACGGTAAAAATGTTATTGTTAATGATTTCTACATAGGTAAAAGTGAAGTTACACAAAAGGAATGGAAGGATATTATGACAAATAATCCATCCAGATTTAAAGGAGATAGTTTACCTGTAGAAATGGTAAGCTGGTATGATTGTGTGGAGTTTTGTATCAAAAAAAGTATTAAAGAAGGATTACTACCTTATTATAAAATTTATAAGGACTCCGTTGATGAATTTAATAAATCTGAGTTCGATAGTATAAAGTGGCTAGTTAAGAAAAACCCTAAAGCCAATGGATATCGTCTTCCTACAGAAATCGAATGGGAATATGCCGCAGGAGGAGGTCAATTAAGTAAAAATTATTCATATAGCGGTGATGATATTGTAGAAGAAATAGCTTGGTATTGGAGAAATAGTGGGGATACTATCTTAATAGAAAAATGGGATTATCGACTTTTAGAACAAAATCATTGCAGAACACATCCAGTGACTTCTAAAAAACCGAATGAACTCGGCTTGTATGATCTAACAGGAAATGTTAGAGAATGGTGTGATGATTGGTATGAGGATGATGGAATACCTCGTGGACATTTTCGTTCGCAAAGAGGTGGTGGTTGGATAGGCCTAGAATTGCATTGTAAAAATGATGATAGAGGTTACTTTGAAGCAGATGGAATCGGTCCAGATCAAGGTTTTCGCATATGTAGAAATAAAGTTTAA
- a CDS encoding sodium:solute symporter, producing MESVLEQLDWVVLGVYFLALIGVAIWVILQRNKDTADYFLAGRNVGWFVIGASIFASNIGSEHVVGLAGTGAESGMPMAHYELHAWIVLLLGWLFLPFYMRSKVFTMPEFLEKRFDSRSRWFLSIFSLVGYVITKVSVTIYAGGIVVSELLGIPFWYGAIGIVVFTGAYTIVGGMKAVIYTETLQTVVLIAGSLIITYLGLQEVGGWENLRTTVGSDHFNMWRPMSDPDFPWTGLLFGGTIVGIWYWCTDQYIVQRTLAANNIKIGRRGAIFGAYLKILPIFIFLIPGIIAFALAKQGVLTYDKADEVFPVLVKTLLPTGLKGLVAGGLMAALMSSLASVFNSCSTIFTIDIYKKLKPTTPEKKLLNIGRVATALVVVLGIIWIPIMNKIGGGVLYQYLQSVQSYIAPPITAVFILGIIWKRVNSKAAIVTLFSGLLIAAFRITAEIVKDDLSGLAYQFATINFAHMAIFMFIFSVIVCIVTSLVTTAPDYTTIKGLAFGTLSAEQKEATKNSYTPTDIVLSVLLVVVVVSILTYFTG from the coding sequence ATGGAATCAGTCTTAGAACAATTAGATTGGGTAGTATTAGGTGTTTATTTTTTAGCACTTATTGGGGTAGCTATCTGGGTGATATTACAAAGAAATAAGGATACAGCAGATTATTTTTTGGCTGGACGTAATGTTGGTTGGTTTGTGATTGGAGCATCAATTTTTGCTTCTAATATTGGATCCGAACATGTAGTCGGTTTGGCTGGTACAGGAGCAGAATCAGGAATGCCGATGGCGCATTATGAACTACACGCTTGGATCGTATTATTATTAGGTTGGTTATTTTTACCTTTTTATATGCGGAGTAAAGTGTTTACTATGCCCGAGTTTTTAGAAAAAAGATTTGATAGTAGATCAAGATGGTTTTTATCGATTTTCTCGTTAGTTGGATATGTAATAACTAAAGTGTCAGTAACTATATATGCAGGAGGAATTGTAGTTTCTGAACTGTTAGGAATACCTTTTTGGTATGGTGCAATTGGTATTGTAGTTTTTACTGGGGCATATACTATAGTTGGAGGTATGAAAGCAGTGATTTATACAGAAACTTTACAAACCGTGGTTTTAATTGCAGGTTCGTTAATTATTACGTATTTAGGATTACAAGAAGTTGGTGGTTGGGAAAACCTTCGAACCACAGTAGGTTCGGATCATTTTAATATGTGGAGACCGATGTCGGATCCAGATTTTCCTTGGACCGGATTATTATTTGGAGGAACTATTGTTGGTATTTGGTACTGGTGTACAGATCAATATATTGTTCAGCGAACATTAGCAGCTAATAATATAAAAATAGGTAGACGTGGAGCTATTTTTGGAGCGTACCTTAAGATTTTACCAATTTTTATTTTTCTGATTCCAGGTATTATTGCTTTTGCCTTAGCAAAACAAGGTGTTTTAACGTATGATAAAGCAGATGAGGTATTTCCAGTATTAGTCAAAACCTTATTGCCTACAGGACTTAAAGGACTAGTTGCAGGTGGATTAATGGCGGCGTTAATGAGCTCTTTAGCATCAGTATTTAATTCTTGTTCTACAATATTTACAATAGACATCTACAAAAAATTAAAACCTACCACTCCGGAGAAAAAGTTACTAAATATAGGAAGAGTAGCAACAGCATTGGTAGTGGTCTTAGGAATAATATGGATTCCTATTATGAACAAAATTGGAGGAGGTGTCTTATATCAATATTTGCAAAGTGTACAATCATATATCGCACCACCAATTACAGCAGTATTTATACTAGGAATAATCTGGAAAAGAGTAAATTCTAAAGCTGCAATTGTAACCTTGTTTTCTGGTCTTTTGATAGCTGCTTTTAGAATAACAGCAGAAATTGTAAAAGATGATTTGTCAGGTTTAGCATATCAATTTGCTACGATCAATTTTGCGCATATGGCTATTTTTATGTTTATCTTTTCGGTAATAGTTTGTATAGTTACTAGTTTAGTTACAACTGCTCCAGATTATACTACTATTAAAGGCCTAGCATTTGGAACATTGTCCGCAGAACAGAAAGAAGCAACTAAAAATAGTTATACGCCTACTGATATCGTTTTATCAGTATTATTGGTAGTAGTAGTAGTTTCTATATTAACTTATTTTACGGGTTGA